In Romboutsia lituseburensis, a genomic segment contains:
- a CDS encoding PAS domain-containing sensor histidine kinase, with the protein MNVDTLELFNLTIIISIMFISAILFKTYNKKAFIYLAFVFFIHAIILILNLKAYLLTISIAMILIVIKSFKNQFKLKNISFIVIGLLSILNILSISMKIQDGLIIQIILNLFVSKLIIINCIKNKENEIKKEKMKLSSNKKQISEITNKILLSCDLQNQYKNEILELNKDIKNSIMDSKNSIFVLNKDKECIYINKAFKIMMNIDSDKNEIDIFNCINSKFLNSIDILDGIQNLNIEKNLKCYDGKIYKFECVKEVLNENRVIICVLSDITESTLIKNKLKESEERYKKLMDVLNDGVIIHNMNSIKYINNKAVSLFNLNKDQKNLSIEDLILSTDEIFKAKFINNINLVCMGKTEKISTKIETKDGKTIEFITTTILLNNIKMLLTIAIDITKMEDAITDIEQSEKTYKLLLQTLPEGVVIIDKNTNNHIYRNKAMMKILKNIGVENLNSIIKNYLNECNYGKFKKFYTNTNKIKEIDMAIIDRYEDNAFLVVVRTLDDKYKTQQMKEMLDEISNKCRFKAEFLANVANDIKRPINTIFETNKILYLNKEKYESDYIDNYTRLVKQNCYRLMRLLDNIQQIGHLENGTYKMDIKKYDLINLTTDIVEKTKRYTDEKGLSIYFKSDTNKKIMAIDKEKIEKILLNLLSNSIKFTPKGGNINIIITCKKDEVYITVADTGEGIPEDKLDIIFENFEQVDRTLSRGAEGSGIGLSLVKKLADVHNAEIAVNSKINKGSEFILILKESAEADKLLEKIDSGYDFSDNEKIDIEFSDIYFNYSY; encoded by the coding sequence ATGAATGTTGATACATTAGAACTTTTTAATTTAACGATAATTATATCTATTATGTTTATATCAGCTATTTTGTTTAAAACTTACAATAAAAAAGCTTTTATATATTTAGCATTTGTTTTTTTCATTCATGCTATTATATTAATTTTAAATTTAAAAGCTTATTTATTAACAATTTCGATAGCTATGATATTAATAGTTATTAAGAGTTTTAAAAATCAGTTTAAATTAAAAAATATCTCATTCATAGTTATAGGACTTCTAAGTATTTTAAATATTTTAAGTATATCAATGAAAATTCAGGATGGATTAATTATACAGATTATACTAAATTTATTTGTATCAAAACTTATAATTATAAATTGTATAAAAAATAAAGAAAATGAGATAAAAAAAGAAAAAATGAAATTAAGCTCTAATAAAAAACAAATCTCAGAAATTACTAATAAAATCTTATTATCATGTGATTTACAAAACCAATATAAAAATGAAATATTAGAGTTAAATAAAGATATAAAAAATTCAATTATGGATTCAAAAAATTCTATTTTCGTTCTAAACAAGGATAAAGAATGTATTTATATAAATAAGGCATTTAAGATAATGATGAATATAGATTCAGATAAAAATGAAATTGATATTTTTAATTGTATAAATTCAAAATTCTTAAATTCAATAGATATTTTGGATGGAATTCAAAACTTAAATATAGAAAAAAATCTAAAGTGTTATGATGGGAAGATATATAAGTTTGAATGCGTTAAAGAAGTATTGAATGAAAATAGAGTTATTATTTGCGTTTTAAGTGATATAACAGAAAGTACATTAATTAAAAATAAGCTAAAGGAAAGTGAAGAAAGATATAAAAAATTAATGGATGTTTTAAATGATGGTGTGATAATTCATAATATGAATAGTATAAAATACATAAATAATAAAGCTGTTAGTCTATTTAATTTAAATAAAGATCAAAAAAATTTATCTATTGAAGATCTAATTTTATCAACAGATGAAATATTTAAAGCTAAATTTATAAATAATATTAACTTAGTATGCATGGGAAAAACTGAAAAAATATCTACAAAGATAGAAACTAAAGATGGAAAAACTATTGAGTTTATAACAACAACAATTTTATTAAATAATATAAAAATGTTACTTACAATAGCTATCGATATAACTAAAATGGAAGATGCTATTACTGATATAGAACAAAGTGAAAAAACATATAAGTTATTACTTCAAACACTTCCAGAAGGTGTTGTTATAATAGATAAAAACACTAATAATCATATATATAGAAATAAAGCGATGATGAAAATATTAAAAAATATTGGAGTTGAAAACTTAAATAGCATAATAAAAAATTATTTGAATGAATGTAATTATGGTAAGTTTAAAAAGTTTTATACTAACACAAATAAAATTAAAGAAATAGATATGGCAATAATTGATAGATATGAAGATAATGCTTTTTTAGTAGTAGTTAGAACATTAGATGATAAATACAAAACTCAGCAAATGAAAGAAATGCTAGATGAAATAAGCAATAAATGTAGGTTCAAAGCTGAATTTTTAGCTAATGTGGCAAATGATATAAAAAGGCCGATTAATACTATATTTGAAACCAACAAAATACTTTATCTGAATAAAGAAAAGTATGAATCTGACTATATTGATAATTACACGAGATTAGTTAAGCAAAATTGTTATAGGCTAATGAGGCTATTAGATAATATTCAACAAATTGGTCATTTGGAAAATGGGACATACAAGATGGATATAAAAAAATATGATTTAATAAATTTAACTACTGACATTGTTGAAAAGACAAAAAGATATACTGATGAAAAAGGACTATCTATTTATTTTAAATCAGATACAAATAAAAAAATAATGGCGATAGATAAAGAAAAAATAGAAAAAATTTTATTAAATCTACTTTCAAATTCTATAAAGTTTACACCAAAGGGTGGAAATATAAATATAATAATCACTTGTAAAAAGGATGAAGTATATATCACCGTGGCGGATACAGGTGAAGGTATCCCAGAAGATAAATTAGATATAATATTTGAAAATTTTGAACAAGTAGATAGAACACTATCAAGAGGTGCTGAAGGCAGTGGTATCGGTTTATCTTTAGTAAAAAAACTAGCAGATGTACATAATGCTGAAATAGCAGTTAACAGTAAAATTAATAAAGGAAGTGAATTTATATTAATATTAAAAGAAAGTGCTGAAGCAGATAAATTATTAGAAAAAATAGATAGTGGATACGATTTTAGTGATAATGAAAAAATAGACATAGAATTCTCAGACATATATTTTAATTATAGTTATTAA
- the sigK gene encoding RNA polymerase sporulation sigma factor SigK, with amino-acid sequence MTILKSFEKPLTPEEEVTYLTKFKEDKDENAKEILIERNMRLVAHIAKKYNNSSEDQDDLISIGTIGLIKAIETYNVDKGTRLATYASKCIENEILMNIRTNKKNKVQVSLQDPIGMDKEGNEISLIDVLGTDIDYILDQVELKVQIGKLYEQLDKILTKREKEIVLLRYGLTTCGYKTQREIAQKLDISRSYVSRIEKRALKKLRKELKSEKSLT; translated from the coding sequence TTGACTATTCTTAAATCATTTGAAAAACCATTAACCCCTGAAGAAGAAGTAACATATCTAACAAAATTTAAAGAAGACAAAGATGAAAATGCAAAAGAAATCTTAATTGAAAGAAACATGAGACTAGTAGCACATATTGCTAAGAAGTATAACAATTCTAGTGAGGATCAAGATGATCTTATATCCATTGGTACGATAGGATTAATAAAAGCTATAGAAACTTATAACGTAGATAAAGGTACAAGATTAGCAACTTATGCATCTAAGTGCATAGAAAATGAGATATTAATGAATATAAGAACAAATAAAAAAAATAAAGTTCAAGTATCTCTTCAAGACCCTATTGGAATGGATAAAGAGGGGAATGAAATTAGTTTAATTGATGTATTAGGTACCGATATTGATTATATTTTAGATCAAGTTGAGCTAAAAGTTCAGATTGGTAAACTATATGAGCAATTGGACAAAATCTTAACTAAGAGAGAAAAAGAAATAGTACTTCTACGATATGGATTAACTACTTGTGGATATAAAACCCAGCGTGAAATAGCACAAAAACTTGATATCTCTAGATCTTATGTATCTAGAATTGAAAAAAGAGCTCTTAAGAAATTAAGAAAAGAGCTTAAATCAGAAAAAAGCCTTACATAG